The Methanoregula boonei 6A8 genome has a window encoding:
- a CDS encoding nucleotidyltransferase family protein gives MDVLALLREHEPEIKKRFGVATIGIFGSFVRGEERPESDVDVLVTFRKGEETFDNYMDCKFYLEDLFSRKVDLVMKGAIKKRLRPYILGEVVYA, from the coding sequence ATGGACGTCCTTGCCCTGCTCCGGGAACACGAACCGGAAATAAAAAAGCGGTTCGGGGTTGCAACCATCGGCATCTTCGGCTCTTTTGTACGCGGAGAGGAGCGGCCCGAAAGCGACGTGGATGTGCTTGTCACCTTCCGGAAAGGGGAAGAGACGTTCGACAACTATATGGACTGCAAGTTCTACCTCGAAGACCTCTTTTCGCGCAAGGTAGATCTCGTCATGAAGGGTGCGATTAAAAAACGGCTCAGGCCCTACATCCTCGGCGAGGTTGTCTATGCATAG
- a CDS encoding PIN domain-containing protein: protein MKIYMDVCCLCRPFDDQTMGRIRLEVTAVQEIIRRCASREYILVTSEAITEEISKIPDIWKRLRVEKIVSVAIEQVLIDEDIIARMHEIIAMGGGAMDSLHIACAERAGAVLLTTDDGMITFFKMHQNIQVHIGNPVTWLKEENK from the coding sequence ATGAAGATTTACATGGATGTCTGCTGCCTGTGCAGGCCGTTTGATGACCAGACGATGGGGCGTATCCGTCTGGAAGTAACCGCAGTCCAGGAGATCATCCGTCGATGCGCATCGAGAGAATATATTCTGGTCACAAGTGAAGCGATAACAGAAGAGATCTCAAAAATCCCGGATATCTGGAAACGGCTTCGCGTGGAGAAGATTGTATCCGTTGCAATAGAACAGGTACTCATTGACGAGGATATTATAGCCCGTATGCATGAAATCATCGCAATGGGTGGAGGTGCGATGGACTCACTCCATATTGCCTGCGCAGAACGTGCCGGAGCAGTCCTTCTCACTACAGATGACGGTATGATAACATTTTTTAAGATGCATCAGAACATACAGGTACACATAGGAAACCCGGTTACCTGGTTAAAGGAGGAAAACAAATGA
- a CDS encoding exodeoxyribonuclease III: MEKLKLISWNVDGLRARCKAGQFIKLLQVDFDILCLQETKTPELDIPQEIRSDKKYYSHFSEVQKGSFAGVGILSKIECRQISDNFGGTKFDKEGRILIAEYDRFTLLNIYFPLGAGKPDTPDTLSHKLEFYDTLLGFVKELLSQKKNVIICGDFNIAHKDKDLVNAKTTPLIVGIYPEEREKLNELERLGFVDAFRYKHPNLVRYSRWPYQNNSRELNLGWRLDYFFVSAGLKDSITESEMLYHPGESDSHPQIAGSDHCPITLELSM; encoded by the coding sequence ATGGAAAAACTGAAATTAATATCATGGAATGTTGACGGCCTCAGGGCCCGATGCAAAGCTGGACAGTTCATAAAATTATTACAAGTGGATTTTGACATACTCTGCCTACAGGAAACAAAAACGCCGGAGTTAGATATTCCGCAAGAGATCAGGTCCGACAAAAAATATTATTCCCATTTTTCCGAGGTTCAGAAGGGAAGTTTTGCCGGTGTTGGTATACTTTCAAAGATCGAGTGCAGGCAAATCAGCGATAATTTTGGAGGAACGAAGTTCGATAAAGAAGGGAGAATCCTCATCGCAGAATATGACCGGTTCACGCTTCTCAATATTTATTTCCCTCTTGGAGCTGGAAAACCGGATACGCCGGATACGCTCTCTCACAAACTTGAGTTCTATGATACACTTCTCGGGTTTGTAAAGGAACTGTTGAGCCAAAAGAAAAATGTCATTATTTGTGGGGATTTCAATATCGCTCATAAGGATAAGGATCTTGTCAACGCAAAAACGACACCACTCATAGTCGGTATTTATCCGGAAGAGCGAGAAAAATTGAATGAATTAGAAAGATTGGGTTTTGTTGATGCATTTCGTTATAAACACCCCAATCTCGTTCGGTACAGTCGGTGGCCATATCAGAATAATTCCCGGGAATTGAATCTCGGTTGGCGTTTGGATTATTTCTTTGTAAGTGCTGGGCTGAAGGATTCAATTACAGAATCAGAAATGTTGTATCATCCCGGTGAATCAGATTCTCATCCGCAGATTGCGGGGTCTGATCATTGCCCAATCACCCTTGAGTTGTCGATGTAA
- a CDS encoding DUF2075 domain-containing protein has protein sequence MTLNDPCGWSGSIHTFLSLSKSDWLSSLQAHHQRCMNSPADQSQILAWDHSFDILQRELKQLVQIKPEIGNYSIIFEYELPRERGRRPDVIILGPCVFVLEFKDYAQLLQAHSDQVAAYARDLKNYHAGSQPYCVLSFLILARAKDQITDNENVIVLSPDHIVDVFTLSSELEAGPLIDPRVWIAAEYSPLPSLIEAARTIWNKQPLPQIKRALSAGIPQTIAELLSIAQAAKANNELHLALVTGVPGAGKTLVGIQLVYENHLEGSDLQNTAVFLSGNGPLVKVLQHALKYKIFVQDVHGFLKEYGGETAKIPHEHIWVYDEAQRAWDAERVSEKRGHATSEPEDFLRIAERMNSWGLMVALIGEGQEIHLGEESGLPQWNDALAKMQKPWIVHCPKKIAGTFTAAKKLATSDVLDLSVSLRSHLAEDVAQWISALLEGDLIHAKTLSESVTSQGFDVYLTQDINVATNYVKERYKDQEDKRYGLLASSKAKNLPTWGIHNEYNYTKNMREGPWYTDPPSSFNSCCAFRDVATEFSCQGLELDFPIVCWGDDFVWDGIWKSPPAKRSKAKDPHQLRVNSYRVVLTRGRDGFIVFVPPEIGMQSTYEALKGAGVREITEVNTKDLIVKDGAGVV, from the coding sequence ATGACGTTAAACGATCCCTGCGGTTGGTCCGGATCTATTCACACGTTTCTCTCGCTCTCTAAATCTGATTGGCTCTCGTCATTGCAGGCACATCATCAACGATGCATGAATTCTCCGGCAGATCAAAGTCAAATTCTCGCGTGGGATCATTCGTTTGACATTCTTCAACGAGAACTAAAACAGCTCGTCCAGATCAAACCTGAAATTGGAAACTACTCGATTATTTTTGAATACGAATTGCCCCGTGAACGGGGACGACGGCCAGATGTCATTATTTTAGGCCCCTGTGTTTTCGTTTTGGAATTCAAGGATTACGCTCAACTGCTCCAAGCTCACAGCGATCAGGTTGCGGCGTATGCTCGGGATTTGAAAAATTATCATGCGGGCTCTCAACCGTATTGTGTTCTTTCATTCCTCATTCTTGCACGGGCCAAGGATCAGATCACAGATAATGAGAACGTGATTGTGCTTTCACCGGATCATATCGTCGATGTGTTTACCCTTTCATCTGAATTGGAAGCAGGCCCGCTCATTGATCCGCGGGTTTGGATCGCTGCAGAATATTCCCCGCTGCCCTCGCTCATCGAAGCAGCCCGGACGATCTGGAACAAGCAGCCATTGCCCCAGATCAAACGAGCGTTGAGCGCCGGCATTCCGCAGACCATTGCTGAGTTGCTTTCCATTGCACAAGCGGCGAAGGCAAACAATGAGCTGCATCTTGCGCTTGTGACCGGTGTGCCTGGGGCGGGAAAGACGCTTGTTGGGATTCAACTGGTGTATGAGAATCATCTGGAAGGTTCCGACCTCCAGAATACCGCAGTGTTTCTCTCGGGCAATGGTCCTTTGGTGAAAGTCCTTCAACATGCCTTGAAATACAAAATTTTTGTGCAAGACGTTCATGGATTTTTGAAGGAGTATGGCGGGGAGACGGCAAAGATTCCCCATGAACACATCTGGGTCTATGATGAAGCGCAACGGGCATGGGATGCTGAGCGGGTGAGTGAGAAGCGAGGCCATGCCACGAGTGAGCCGGAAGATTTCTTGCGAATAGCGGAACGGATGAACTCGTGGGGTTTGATGGTCGCGCTCATTGGCGAAGGCCAGGAGATCCATCTTGGAGAAGAATCGGGATTACCGCAATGGAATGATGCACTCGCCAAAATGCAGAAGCCGTGGATCGTTCATTGCCCCAAGAAAATTGCTGGAACCTTTACCGCAGCAAAAAAATTGGCAACAAGCGATGTCCTCGATCTCTCCGTCTCTCTTCGGTCCCATCTGGCCGAAGATGTCGCCCAATGGATCTCTGCCCTACTCGAAGGCGATCTCATTCATGCGAAAACCTTGTCCGAAAGCGTCACCAGCCAAGGCTTTGACGTTTACCTCACACAGGACATCAATGTTGCAACGAATTACGTGAAGGAGCGATACAAGGATCAAGAGGACAAACGCTACGGCCTCCTCGCATCCTCAAAGGCGAAGAATCTCCCCACGTGGGGCATCCACAACGAATACAATTACACCAAGAATATGCGAGAAGGACCGTGGTACACCGATCCCCCCTCATCATTCAATTCCTGCTGTGCGTTCCGTGATGTTGCAACGGAGTTCTCGTGTCAAGGGCTGGAATTGGATTTCCCGATTGTCTGTTGGGGAGATGATTTTGTCTGGGATGGCATCTGGAAGAGTCCCCCGGCGAAACGCTCGAAGGCGAAGGACCCGCACCAGTTGCGGGTGAATAGTTATCGGGTGGTGTTGACCCGGGGCCGGGACGGATTCATTGTGTTTGTGCCACCGGAGATTGGGATGCAGAGTACGTACGAGGCGTTGAAGGGGGCGGGAGTGAGGGAGATTACCGAGGTTAATACGAAAGATTTGATTGTGAAGGATGGGGCGGGTGTTGTATGA
- a CDS encoding YkvA family protein: protein MMDKQNDYPQIDIGIKNRKIPRLRYSIIESLTDVENQEISFLDFLTKNIKIYNGPNKELQQYCPIFFELLSNIINDKFVDWHTKIMISAALGYFVLEEDVIPDIAENGYVDDLYLVTYVLNEIKVTQSPEIILRNWSRKEDILQLIDDVFIKASEIVGPLSKNILQKVGLYKFSLLSLEEYSGVYPKRYATVAREKRELIGLLAYIIQHIKGDDLYRSSYEKIRKYIENDGNFDEIQRIIEISKLYHKIDVESIDKPEDFVKLLEQRMREARLKALKEKNDKNQ from the coding sequence ATGATGGACAAACAAAATGATTACCCTCAAATAGACATAGGAATTAAAAATCGAAAAATACCTCGGTTAAGATATTCTATTATCGAGTCCCTTACGGATGTTGAGAATCAGGAAATATCGTTTTTGGATTTTCTCACAAAAAATATTAAAATATACAACGGTCCAAACAAGGAACTTCAACAATATTGTCCAATATTTTTTGAACTCTTATCAAATATTATCAACGACAAATTTGTAGATTGGCACACGAAAATTATGATAAGTGCGGCATTAGGATATTTTGTTCTTGAAGAGGATGTTATTCCCGATATTGCAGAAAATGGTTATGTCGATGATTTATATCTTGTAACCTACGTCCTTAATGAAATCAAGGTTACTCAGTCTCCTGAAATTATTCTCCGTAACTGGAGCAGAAAAGAAGATATCCTCCAATTAATCGATGATGTTTTTATTAAAGCGAGCGAGATTGTCGGACCCCTCTCGAAAAACATACTTCAAAAAGTTGGTCTTTACAAATTCTCTCTACTCTCTCTTGAAGAATATTCTGGAGTATATCCCAAAAGATACGCAACGGTGGCAAGAGAAAAAAGGGAATTGATCGGTCTTTTGGCTTATATCATTCAACACATCAAGGGGGATGATCTGTACAGAAGTAGTTATGAAAAAATCAGGAAATATATAGAAAACGATGGAAATTTTGATGAAATTCAAAGAATAATTGAAATTTCAAAACTTTATCATAAAATCGATGTGGAATCTATTGATAAACCTGAAGACTTTGTAAAACTATTAGAACAAAGAATGCGGGAAGCACGTTTGAAAGCATTAAAAGAAAAGAATGATAAAAATCAATAA